A region of Oscillatoria sp. FACHB-1406 DNA encodes the following proteins:
- a CDS encoding peptide ligase PGM1-related protein — protein sequence MQTIENRPAEPNVRFRQLQDRLRDSTASDDRLDLDDRDILVIPSLSLDREQLRKVSGFIHYEERLLFSLIRLRNPHTRLIYVTALPLSPLIIDYYLQLLPGIPFSHARDRLLLFSTYDASVKPLTQKILERPRLVERLRKALRPGKSHMVCFNASPLEQELSLALDIPLLAACPDLLYWGSKSGSRELFAEVEIPHPVGSLSVWTVDELVKEAVALRSRQPDLRRMAIKLNEGFSGEGNAVLDLKDLSADASLEAIETAVRANLQHLSLQAADETWESFSRRIPELGAIVEAFVEGEEKRSPSVQGYISPDGRVKILSTHDQILGGPDGQIYLGCRFPADNAYRLRLQDMGLEIGKALAAKGAMERYGVDFIAVRSPEKDGQWDLQAIEINLRKGGTTHPFMALKLLTNGNYDAANGLLYSQQGQAKYYIATDNLQKPQYRGLLPSDLMDIITCHHLHFDSSTMTGTVFHLIGALSEFGKLGLTSIGNTIEEAVSLYQRAESVLDAETQTGIDPSESSSSPTLPITWLGSE from the coding sequence ATGCAAACCATTGAAAATCGCCCTGCGGAACCCAACGTTCGGTTTCGACAGTTACAAGATCGATTGCGCGATAGCACCGCCAGCGACGATCGCCTCGATCTCGACGATCGCGATATCCTGGTGATCCCCTCCTTAAGCCTCGATCGCGAGCAATTGCGAAAAGTATCGGGTTTCATCCACTACGAAGAACGCTTGCTCTTTTCCCTGATTCGCTTGCGCAACCCCCACACGCGGCTGATTTACGTCACTGCTTTACCCCTCTCGCCCCTGATTATCGACTACTACTTGCAACTTTTGCCGGGGATTCCTTTTTCCCACGCGCGCGATCGCTTGTTACTTTTTTCAACTTACGATGCGTCCGTTAAACCCCTTACCCAAAAGATTCTCGAACGCCCGCGCTTAGTGGAACGCTTGCGAAAAGCCCTCCGTCCCGGCAAATCCCACATGGTATGCTTTAACGCCAGCCCCCTCGAGCAAGAACTCTCCCTCGCCCTCGATATCCCTCTCCTGGCCGCTTGTCCCGATTTACTCTACTGGGGATCGAAAAGCGGCAGTCGGGAATTGTTCGCAGAAGTCGAAATTCCCCATCCCGTCGGCAGTTTAAGCGTTTGGACTGTCGATGAGTTAGTTAAGGAAGCCGTGGCGTTGCGATCGCGCCAGCCGGATTTGCGACGCATGGCGATTAAACTCAATGAAGGCTTTTCTGGCGAAGGAAATGCCGTTCTCGATTTAAAAGATTTGAGCGCCGATGCGAGCCTTGAAGCGATTGAAACCGCCGTGCGCGCCAACCTCCAGCACCTCAGCTTGCAAGCCGCCGATGAAACCTGGGAAAGCTTTTCCCGCCGCATTCCCGAACTGGGGGCAATCGTCGAAGCCTTTGTCGAAGGGGAAGAAAAGCGATCGCCCAGCGTTCAAGGCTACATTAGCCCGGACGGGCGCGTAAAAATTCTTTCGACCCACGACCAAATTTTAGGCGGCCCGGACGGGCAAATTTATCTCGGCTGCCGCTTTCCTGCCGATAATGCTTATCGCTTGCGCTTGCAAGATATGGGCCTCGAAATTGGCAAAGCGCTTGCCGCGAAAGGGGCAATGGAACGCTACGGCGTGGATTTTATCGCCGTTCGCTCGCCGGAAAAAGACGGTCAGTGGGACTTGCAAGCGATCGAGATTAATTTGCGCAAAGGCGGAACGACACACCCCTTTATGGCGCTTAAATTGCTGACGAATGGCAACTACGATGCAGCCAACGGACTGTTATACAGTCAGCAAGGTCAGGCGAAATATTACATCGCAACGGACAATTTACAAAAACCTCAATACCGAGGTTTATTACCCAGCGATTTGATGGATATCATTACTTGTCATCACCTCCATTTCGATAGCAGTACGATGACGGGAACGGTGTTTCATTTAATTGGCGCGCTTTCGGAATTTGGTAAGTTAGGGCTGACCAGTATTGGGAATACGATTGAGGAAGCCGTCAGTTTGTATCAACGCGCTGAATCCGTTTTGGATGCAGAAACTCAAACGGGGATCGATCCTTCTGAGTCTTCATCATCTCCAACTTTACCAATTACTTGGCTGGGAAGTGAGTGA
- a CDS encoding class I SAM-dependent methyltransferase codes for MNNPEQNPTWYEQFMATCSPQQRENLYGTVAQLYDRVRPRYPENLIQRATSQLPPNATILEIGCGPGTATVEFAELGYMITALEPSPEASQLARYNCRTYPNVEILTTTLEAWELQPQSYDTIVAATSFHWVSPEVGYPKIAAALKPHGSLILLWNSEVQPRDEIYQQLRSVYLARNPDLARFHDEHRQERDRDLAKFGQAVLDSGYFDNLSSEQQQCRRTYTIEDYLALLQTYSPYIRLEARERELLLADLRTALESAGLKSLPTSFLSVLQLSELKH; via the coding sequence ATGAATAATCCCGAACAAAACCCAACTTGGTACGAGCAATTTATGGCGACTTGTTCGCCCCAACAGCGCGAGAATTTATACGGCACGGTGGCGCAACTTTACGATCGCGTTCGACCGCGCTATCCTGAAAATCTCATTCAGCGTGCCACCTCCCAACTTCCCCCCAACGCCACAATCCTCGAAATTGGTTGCGGCCCTGGCACTGCTACAGTAGAATTTGCCGAGCTTGGCTATATGATAACCGCTCTCGAACCCAGTCCCGAAGCCAGTCAACTCGCCCGTTACAACTGCCGCACTTATCCCAACGTCGAAATTCTCACCACAACTTTAGAAGCTTGGGAACTGCAACCCCAATCTTACGATACGATCGTTGCCGCTACCTCCTTTCATTGGGTTTCGCCGGAAGTTGGCTACCCCAAAATTGCTGCCGCACTCAAACCGCACGGTTCTCTCATTCTGCTTTGGAATTCGGAAGTTCAACCCCGCGACGAAATTTACCAGCAATTGCGTTCGGTTTATCTCGCCCGAAACCCCGATTTAGCTCGGTTTCACGACGAACACCGACAAGAACGCGATCGAGATTTAGCAAAATTCGGCCAAGCAGTTTTAGACTCGGGTTATTTCGACAACTTAAGTTCAGAACAGCAGCAATGCCGTAGAACTTATACGATTGAAGACTATCTGGCGCTGTTGCAAACTTATTCACCTTATATTCGCTTGGAGGCTCGAGAACGAGAACTTTTACTCGCCGATTTGAGAACCGCATTAGAATCGGCAGGCTTAAAAAGCCTACCGACTTCTTTTCTTTCCGTACTCCAGCTTTCGGAATTAAAACATTAA
- a CDS encoding polysaccharide deacetylase family protein — protein sequence MQETQQDNLNKYQGKVIEKVTPKTSDKIIALTFDDGPDGKTTLQVLDILGRYQVKATFFLIGENVKKYPYVTRRIVELGHAIGNHTLTHAYKVMSPESAAQEIEKTADEIAQFTRNRPLLFRPPLGNMNNGLVEYARNHNYLTVLWSINSEDSVGYPGVNTIAANVINRAHSGGIVLLHDAPWYRWKTIATLPTIIERLKAQGYRFVTVPELLTLAKGTPN from the coding sequence ATGCAGGAAACCCAACAAGATAATTTAAATAAATATCAAGGTAAAGTTATTGAAAAGGTTACGCCGAAAACTTCCGACAAAATCATTGCTTTAACGTTTGACGACGGGCCAGACGGCAAAACAACGCTTCAAGTCCTCGATATTTTAGGGCGGTATCAAGTTAAAGCGACTTTCTTTCTGATTGGCGAAAATGTCAAAAAATATCCTTATGTTACTCGTCGCATTGTCGAACTCGGTCACGCGATCGGCAACCATACTTTAACTCATGCTTATAAGGTTATGAGTCCGGAAAGTGCAGCGCAAGAAATTGAAAAGACCGCAGATGAGATAGCGCAATTTACCCGAAACCGACCGCTTTTATTTCGTCCTCCCTTGGGAAATATGAATAATGGTTTGGTCGAGTATGCCAGAAACCACAACTATTTAACGGTTTTATGGTCGATTAACTCCGAAGATTCTGTGGGCTATCCGGGAGTAAATACTATCGCTGCTAATGTTATAAACCGCGCTCATTCTGGCGGGATTGTTCTCCTCCACGATGCTCCTTGGTATCGTTGGAAAACGATCGCTACTTTACCCACCATTATCGAGCGTTTAAAAGCTCAAGGATATCGCTTTGTCACCGTACCGGAATTATTAACCCTAGCGAAAGGAACCCCGAATTAA
- a CDS encoding COP23 domain-containing protein, giving the protein MNSHHFTPNFKTLTKTGIGLTFGVIFGLGNGVSLAQTLPQSSFEIAQTNQKRPDVVIDNGNNGATNSDPRFTCEFVNGQYTVMYNPDNQAGQGYPWATPTEMGGGWTPQARCETISKRLESYRPDGLVELQTGMENNYNVVCATTEANPSCRIVFTVPPGQDPIATRDRVFQNLTVADSGQTTQGVTTYTAGEAGSAILGQLGQVLGGNSSILGNIGQLGQLGQLGQLGQLGQLGQLGRSSNSAIPLRPFLAPSDGGTGERLGMGGFSQPSGARLNPDRFR; this is encoded by the coding sequence ATGAATTCGCACCACTTCACCCCCAATTTTAAGACTTTGACGAAAACGGGAATTGGTTTAACGTTCGGCGTTATTTTCGGACTCGGCAATGGAGTTAGTTTAGCGCAAACGTTGCCCCAGTCGTCCTTTGAGATCGCTCAAACTAACCAGAAAAGACCGGATGTTGTCATTGATAATGGGAACAACGGCGCAACGAATTCCGATCCGCGCTTCACTTGCGAATTCGTTAACGGGCAGTATACGGTAATGTACAACCCCGACAATCAAGCGGGACAGGGTTATCCTTGGGCGACTCCGACGGAGATGGGCGGGGGTTGGACTCCGCAAGCGCGCTGCGAGACGATTAGCAAGCGGTTGGAGTCGTACCGTCCCGATGGGTTGGTGGAGTTACAAACGGGGATGGAGAACAACTATAACGTGGTGTGTGCGACGACGGAGGCTAATCCGAGTTGTCGGATTGTCTTCACCGTACCGCCGGGACAGGATCCGATTGCAACGCGCGATCGCGTTTTCCAAAATCTTACCGTTGCCGATAGCGGACAAACCACTCAGGGCGTAACGACTTATACCGCAGGCGAGGCAGGAAGCGCTATTTTAGGGCAACTCGGTCAGGTTTTGGGCGGTAATAGCTCGATTTTGGGCAATATCGGGCAGTTAGGGCAGTTAGGGCAGTTGGGACAATTAGGGCAACTGGGACAATTAGGGCAGTTAGGACGCAGCAGTAACAGTGCGATTCCGTTGCGTCCGTTCCTCGCCCCCTCCGATGGCGGTACGGGCGAACGCTTGGGAATGGGCGGTTTTTCGCAACCTTCGGGCGCGCGATTGAATCCGGATCGTTTCCGTTAA
- a CDS encoding cupin domain-containing protein: MNPNGEIITVRPDVAIDTLQKLPNYVGISSKTAGSTGISMNVVIIPAGAKAQPHYHEGFETAIYILKGEVQTFYGEGLSKSCINQQGDFLYIPSGVPHQPVNLSNDTDAIALVSRNDANEQESVRAYNP, translated from the coding sequence ATGAATCCCAACGGTGAAATTATCACAGTGCGACCCGATGTCGCGATCGATACGCTTCAGAAATTGCCCAACTATGTAGGCATTTCCAGCAAAACAGCAGGTTCCACCGGTATCTCGATGAACGTCGTCATCATCCCCGCCGGTGCTAAAGCTCAGCCGCACTATCACGAAGGATTCGAGACAGCAATCTACATCCTTAAAGGGGAAGTTCAAACCTTCTACGGCGAAGGGCTATCCAAATCCTGCATCAACCAACAAGGCGACTTTCTTTACATCCCATCCGGCGTACCGCATCAGCCCGTGAACCTTAGCAACGATACCGATGCGATCGCACTGGTGTCGCGCAACGATGCCAACGAGCAAGAAAGCGTCCGGGCTTACAATCCTTAA
- a CDS encoding ABC transporter ATP-binding protein — protein MTDPVLDVRNLQVQFETDERTIVAVDGISFQLQRGETLGIVGESGSGKSVTSLAIMGLLPPTAKIPRGEIEFRAAEGGERVNLVVLSEERRRQFRGGEIAMIFQEPMSALNPVFDIGFQLTEAIRLHQAVSDSEAKRRAIASLQEVKLLPSDEQLRANYLTEYGQSGSRDRDIQRYINDQKTAILKRYPHQLSGGQLQRVTIAMAISCNPTLLIADEPTTALDVTVQATILDLLRELCAARNLSAIFITHDLGVIAEIADRVAVMYRGKIVEQGSLQEIFLNPQHPYTKGLLACRPRLDRTETVLPTVSDFMEVETDANGEWTIREKAPRETLPINTVKLPVRSPDSPPLLRVENLRVGFPMRGVFGQMQRYFMAVNNVSFEVYPGETLGLVGESGCGKSTLARTLLRLTPALQGRIEFEGEEITHLSGKRLRRLRREMQIVFQNPYNSLDPRMSIGKTVMEPLEVHQVGKSGKERRDRVAYLLERVGLNPTWTNRYPHEFSGGQRQRVCIARALALNPKFIICDESVSALDVSVQAQVLNLLKELQSEFGLTYIFISHDLSVVKFMSDRLIVMNKGKIEEMGDPDRIYREPQQEYTRQLIASIPAGNAIARG, from the coding sequence ATGACCGATCCCGTTTTAGACGTTCGCAACCTTCAAGTTCAGTTTGAAACCGACGAGAGAACCATTGTTGCCGTAGACGGGATTAGCTTTCAACTCCAACGCGGAGAAACCCTCGGAATTGTGGGCGAATCGGGTTCGGGTAAATCGGTCACTTCCCTCGCGATTATGGGCTTACTGCCCCCGACGGCTAAAATTCCTCGCGGTGAAATCGAGTTTCGGGCGGCGGAAGGGGGCGAACGGGTTAACCTGGTGGTGCTAAGCGAAGAACGGCGCAGGCAGTTTCGCGGCGGCGAAATCGCGATGATTTTCCAGGAACCGATGAGTGCGCTAAATCCGGTGTTCGATATCGGTTTTCAGTTAACTGAAGCGATTCGCCTGCATCAAGCGGTGTCGGATTCCGAAGCAAAACGGCGCGCGATCGCGTCTTTGCAAGAAGTGAAGCTACTACCCAGCGACGAGCAATTACGCGCTAATTATCTGACAGAATACGGTCAGAGTGGCTCTAGAGATCGCGACATCCAACGCTACATCAACGACCAAAAAACCGCCATCCTCAAGCGCTATCCCCACCAACTCTCCGGCGGACAACTGCAACGAGTCACCATTGCAATGGCGATTTCTTGTAACCCCACCCTCCTCATCGCTGACGAACCCACCACCGCCCTCGATGTCACCGTTCAAGCCACTATTTTAGATTTATTGCGCGAACTTTGCGCCGCCCGCAATCTTTCCGCCATCTTCATCACCCACGACTTGGGCGTAATCGCAGAAATTGCCGATCGCGTCGCCGTCATGTACCGAGGTAAAATCGTCGAACAAGGTTCCCTGCAAGAGATTTTCCTCAATCCCCAACATCCCTACACCAAAGGTTTGCTCGCTTGTCGTCCTCGCCTCGATCGCACCGAAACCGTTCTTCCCACCGTATCAGATTTTATGGAAGTCGAAACGGATGCAAACGGCGAATGGACGATTCGCGAAAAAGCGCCGCGCGAAACCCTCCCGATTAACACCGTTAAATTGCCCGTCCGTTCCCCCGACAGTCCCCCACTCCTGCGCGTCGAAAACTTGCGCGTCGGATTCCCCATGCGCGGCGTATTCGGACAGATGCAGCGCTATTTTATGGCAGTGAATAACGTTTCCTTTGAGGTGTATCCCGGCGAAACGTTAGGATTGGTGGGCGAGTCTGGGTGCGGAAAATCGACACTCGCGCGCACGCTGTTACGCTTAACGCCCGCGTTGCAAGGGCGCATTGAGTTTGAAGGCGAAGAGATTACCCATTTAAGCGGGAAACGCTTGCGTCGGTTGCGGCGCGAGATGCAAATTGTCTTCCAGAATCCCTATAATTCTTTAGATCCGCGCATGAGTATCGGGAAAACGGTGATGGAACCGTTGGAGGTGCATCAGGTGGGGAAAAGTGGCAAAGAACGGCGCGATCGCGTAGCATACCTTTTAGAGCGCGTCGGACTTAATCCTACATGGACGAATCGCTACCCCCACGAATTTTCCGGCGGACAGCGGCAGCGCGTTTGTATCGCTCGCGCCCTCGCACTCAACCCTAAGTTTATCATCTGCGATGAATCGGTTTCTGCTTTAGATGTTTCGGTGCAAGCGCAGGTGTTGAATTTGTTGAAGGAGTTGCAATCGGAATTCGGTTTAACTTATATCTTTATTTCCCACGATTTGAGCGTCGTTAAGTTTATGAGCGATCGCTTAATTGTCATGAATAAGGGGAAAATCGAAGAAATGGGCGATCCCGATCGCATTTATCGCGAACCGCAGCAAGAATACACCCGTCAGTTAATCGCTTCAATTCCTGCCGGAAATGCAATTGCGAGGGGTTAA
- a CDS encoding RNA-binding protein, with protein MSIYVGNLPYEVTPDDLKEIFAEYGTVKRVHLPTDRETGRMRGFAFVEMDTEAEEDKAIETLDQAEWMGRELKVNKARPREDNRGGGGSFGGGGGGRRNNRF; from the coding sequence ATGTCAATTTACGTCGGCAACCTCCCCTACGAGGTTACGCCTGATGATTTAAAGGAGATTTTTGCAGAATACGGAACCGTTAAGCGCGTTCATCTGCCTACCGATCGCGAAACCGGTCGGATGCGCGGTTTTGCATTTGTAGAAATGGATACAGAAGCTGAAGAAGACAAAGCGATAGAGACCCTCGACCAAGCTGAGTGGATGGGTCGCGAACTCAAAGTCAACAAAGCCAGACCCCGCGAAGACAACAGAGGCGGCGGAGGCTCCTTCGGCGGCGGCGGTGGCGGTCGCAGAAACAACCGCTTCTAA
- the ccsB gene encoding c-type cytochrome biogenesis protein CcsB, which translates to MNLVALQNALDNTSFAVLFLTVLIYWVGVAFPKIPYLQVLGTAGMGIANLCIAALLASRWIEAGYFPISNLYESLFFLAWGVTAIHLVAERMSRSRLVGAFAAPLAMGIAAFAALTLPSEMQASAPLVPALKSNWLMMHVSIMMLSYATLMIGALLAIAFLVVTRGKNIELRGSSIGTGGYRLLSKTSSAAPAEELKVASPTKANTAVLNAVSAEIATLSPQRLTLADTLDNISYRIIGLGFPLLTIGIIAGAVWANEAWGSYWSWDPKETWALITWLVFAAYLHARITRGWQGRRPAILAATGFAVVWICYLGVNLLGKGLHSYGWFF; encoded by the coding sequence ATGAATTTAGTTGCTCTCCAAAACGCGCTAGATAATACCTCGTTTGCGGTTCTGTTCCTAACCGTGTTGATCTATTGGGTAGGGGTTGCCTTCCCAAAAATCCCCTATTTACAGGTACTAGGAACGGCAGGGATGGGGATCGCAAACCTATGTATCGCAGCCCTCCTCGCTTCTCGTTGGATAGAAGCAGGCTACTTCCCAATTAGCAACCTTTACGAATCCTTATTCTTCCTCGCTTGGGGAGTAACTGCCATTCATTTAGTCGCCGAACGCATGAGTCGCAGTCGATTAGTGGGTGCATTTGCCGCCCCCCTCGCAATGGGAATTGCAGCTTTTGCTGCACTGACGCTACCCTCCGAAATGCAAGCGTCCGCACCGCTCGTTCCCGCTCTCAAATCGAATTGGCTGATGATGCACGTCAGCATTATGATGCTCAGCTATGCAACGCTGATGATCGGCGCGCTACTGGCGATCGCATTTTTGGTCGTAACGCGGGGCAAAAACATCGAACTGCGCGGCAGTTCCATCGGCACCGGAGGCTATCGCCTCCTCTCTAAAACCTCTTCCGCCGCCCCCGCAGAAGAACTCAAAGTTGCTAGTCCAACTAAAGCTAATACCGCTGTCCTCAACGCTGTCAGTGCCGAAATCGCCACCCTCTCGCCCCAGCGCTTGACGCTAGCCGATACCCTCGACAACATCAGCTATCGCATCATCGGCCTCGGATTTCCCCTCCTCACCATTGGCATTATCGCCGGTGCAGTCTGGGCAAACGAAGCCTGGGGTTCCTACTGGAGTTGGGATCCCAAAGAAACTTGGGCCTTAATTACCTGGCTTGTCTTCGCTGCCTACCTCCACGCCCGCATTACGCGCGGCTGGCAAGGTCGCAGACCCGCAATTTTAGCAGCAACAGGATTTGCAGTAGTCTGGATTTGCTATCTTGGTGTGAACCTATTGGGCAAAGGATTGCATTCCTACGGTTGGTTTTTCTAA
- a CDS encoding DUF1824 family protein has protein sequence MTSLTITEARKILNAFSCTTPRAIASPVEKGQVREALLAIARASDAENLGVCANCAEEGFAALNRYLSAMGYRANLAEAEAAEGLEPIYIKYNTQKQSCYCDRYTGTYRGVLVSCQSDDDNINGTFGHFPLDLFGE, from the coding sequence ATGACTTCTTTAACAATTACCGAAGCTCGAAAAATTTTGAACGCTTTTAGTTGTACGACTCCAAGAGCGATAGCCTCTCCCGTTGAAAAAGGGCAAGTCCGCGAAGCTCTATTAGCGATCGCGCGTGCTTCGGATGCGGAGAATTTAGGCGTTTGCGCCAATTGTGCCGAGGAAGGATTTGCTGCCCTCAATCGCTATCTTTCTGCAATGGGCTATCGAGCCAATTTAGCCGAAGCTGAGGCAGCAGAAGGGTTAGAACCGATCTACATTAAGTATAATACTCAAAAACAATCTTGTTATTGCGATCGCTACACCGGAACCTATCGAGGCGTGTTAGTTTCTTGCCAGTCCGACGATGATAATATTAATGGAACTTTCGGACATTTTCCCCTCGATTTGTTTGGAGAATGA
- a CDS encoding glycosyltransferase family 1 protein: protein MQTLTQIVPILPPAVDGLGDYALNLARQLHRDWAIATQFIVANPTWAGRSEIEGFSAVCLRERSDRALQQILPKEGSILLHYSGYGYAQRGCPRWLATGLEEWKRGCTSEGKRALSVMFHEVYPYRRTPPWTSSFWLSGLQKQVAARLLKCSDRAFTNRENYARLLRQLAAGEREIPVLPVPSNIGEPAVLIPWERRERSAVVFGHRNTRSRLYQNYLPQVLETCRTFNLDTLYDIGVPTEALPPSSGELKILAMGVLSAPEASALLGNATIGFLSAPPPEYFGKSTVFAAYSAHGLLSVLPHSHPVAVEGLVAGQHYWAFDGTMAQITAETGRAIAQTAYTWYQTHPLSAQAQFFARSLLLDELGE from the coding sequence ATGCAAACTTTAACTCAAATTGTCCCGATTCTTCCCCCTGCTGTTGATGGTTTGGGGGATTACGCGCTGAACCTCGCCCGACAGTTACATCGAGATTGGGCGATCGCAACGCAGTTCATTGTTGCTAACCCAACTTGGGCGGGACGCTCGGAAATTGAAGGGTTTTCAGCGGTTTGTCTCAGGGAACGCAGCGATCGCGCCCTACAACAAATCCTGCCGAAGGAGGGTTCGATTTTACTGCACTATTCTGGCTACGGCTACGCGCAACGCGGTTGTCCGAGGTGGTTGGCTACTGGGTTGGAGGAGTGGAAACGAGGATGCACTTCTGAGGGGAAGCGCGCTTTATCCGTTATGTTCCACGAAGTCTATCCCTATCGCCGCACGCCCCCCTGGACGAGTTCGTTTTGGCTGTCTGGGTTGCAAAAACAGGTTGCAGCGCGTTTGTTAAAATGCAGCGATCGCGCCTTCACCAATCGGGAAAATTATGCCCGACTCTTGCGCCAACTCGCCGCCGGAGAGCGAGAGATTCCCGTTTTACCCGTCCCCTCCAATATCGGGGAACCCGCTGTACTTATCCCTTGGGAACGACGAGAACGCAGCGCTGTTGTCTTCGGACATCGCAACACGCGATCGCGCCTTTACCAAAACTACCTGCCCCAAGTCCTGGAAACCTGCCGCACCTTCAACCTCGATACCCTTTACGATATCGGCGTTCCGACTGAAGCGCTTCCCCCTTCAAGCGGCGAACTCAAAATCTTGGCAATGGGCGTACTCAGCGCCCCCGAAGCAAGCGCCCTCCTCGGAAACGCGACGATCGGCTTTTTGAGCGCCCCTCCCCCGGAATACTTCGGAAAATCTACGGTTTTTGCAGCTTACAGCGCCCACGGACTCCTTTCTGTCTTGCCGCACTCTCACCCCGTCGCTGTCGAAGGGTTAGTTGCCGGTCAACATTACTGGGCGTTTGACGGAACAATGGCGCAGATAACAGCAGAAACCGGACGCGCGATCGCGCAAACAGCGTACACTTGGTATCAAACCCATCCTTTGTCCGCGCAAGCCCAATTTTTCGCTCGTTCTCTCCTGCTAGACGAACTCGGGGAATAA
- a CDS encoding GNAT family N-acetyltransferase, with translation MLNDLSIRKSNLNDKDFILQMLMYASHEDSIDDVRTQPALMAYAEDWGKTGDRGFIAVERDRAIGASWIRLGTATNKGFGYLDDTTPELVVATLPAVRGRGIGTLLINRLIEEINPFYPAISLSVRDNNPAVNLYQKLGFVKITGSEIVNRVGGLSFIMKKSFK, from the coding sequence ATGCTAAACGACCTTAGTATTCGTAAAAGTAATTTAAATGATAAAGATTTCATCTTGCAGATGCTTATGTATGCCTCACATGAAGACTCTATAGATGATGTTCGGACTCAGCCCGCGCTTATGGCCTATGCAGAAGATTGGGGCAAAACTGGCGATAGAGGGTTTATTGCCGTAGAGCGCGATCGCGCGATCGGAGCCTCTTGGATTCGTTTAGGGACGGCGACAAATAAGGGTTTTGGATATCTTGACGATACCACTCCCGAGCTTGTTGTTGCTACACTTCCAGCGGTCAGAGGTCGGGGGATTGGAACCTTATTAATTAATCGTCTGATTGAAGAGATAAACCCTTTCTATCCAGCCATTTCTCTCAGTGTACGCGATAATAATCCAGCCGTAAACTTATACCAAAAACTTGGATTTGTTAAAATCACAGGCAGCGAAATTGTTAATCGGGTTGGAGGTCTTTCATTTATCATGAAAAAAAGTTTCAAGTAA